A stretch of Vigna angularis cultivar LongXiaoDou No.4 chromosome 4, ASM1680809v1, whole genome shotgun sequence DNA encodes these proteins:
- the LOC108330742 gene encoding long chain acyl-CoA synthetase 9, chloroplastic — protein MNAYIFGIVVPLLVILFRSRSSTKRRGLPADVSGERGLALRNHRFTSPLSSAWEGVTTLAELFERACREHHDRVLLGTRVEIAREVDYSYGRRLEKLHLGDYHWLTYGRVFESVTSFASGLALLGHRKEERVAIFAETRDRWFIALQGCFRRNVTVVTIYSSLGEEALCHSLNETDVTTVICGRKELTSLVHISGQLDSVKRVICIDDDKISSDLFAQTGWKITSFADVESLGRDNPVEADLPLSADVAVIMYTSGSTGLPKGVMMTHGNVLATVSSIMIIVPNLGPKDVYLAYLPMAHILELVAENLIAAVGGSIGYGTPLTLTDTSNKIMKGKRGDATALMPTVMAAVPAILDRVREGVLNKVNAKGGLSKKLFYLAFARRLLALNGSWFGAWGWEKALWNLLVFKKVQAILGGRIRFILCGGAPLSGDTQRFINICLGAPIGQGYGLTETCAGGTFSDFDDTSVGRVGPPIPCSYIKLIDWPEGGYSTNDSPMPRGEIVIGGPNVSLGYFKNEEKTIESYKVDERGVRWFYTGDIGRFHKDGCIEIIDRKKDIVKLQHGEYVSLGKVEAALSTSPYVDNIMLHADPFHSYCVALVVVSHPALEQWASQQGIAYSNNFSELFRKEETVKEVHASLLKEAKKGRLEKFEIPAKITCLSDPWTPETGLVTAALKLKREIIRKAFQEELSKLYASV, from the exons ATGAATGCCTATATTTTCGGTATCGTCGTTCCTCTCCTCGTCATCCTCTTCCGCAGCCGCAGTTCCACCAAGCGCCGCGGCCTCCCAGCCGACGTTAGCGGCGAGCGCGGACTCGCGCTGCGGAACCACCGCTTCACTTCGCCACTCAGTTCTGCCTGGGAGGGCGTCACGACGCTGGCGGAGCTCTTCGAGCGCGCATGCAGGGAGCATCATGACCGTGTGCTGCTCGGCACGCGCGTGGAGATCGCGCGTGAAGTGGACTACTCTTATGGTAGAAGACTCGAGAAGCTTCACCTGGGGGACTACCACTGGCTTACTTATGGGAGAGTCTTCGAATCCGTCACGAGTTTCGCTTCTGGTTTGGCGTTGCTCGGTCATCGCAAGGAAGAGCGCGTGGCTATATTCGCTGAAACCAGAGATCGTTGGTTCATTGCACTGCAG GGATGCTTCAGGAGGAATGTGACAGTTGTGACCATATATTCGTCATTGGGAGAGGAAGCTTTGTGTCACTCGTTGAATGAG ACAGATGTCACAACAGTGATATGTGGGCGCAAAGAATTGACGTCACTAGTACATATCAGTGGTCAACTTGATTCTGTGAAACGTGTTATATGCATTGACGACGACAAGATTTCATCTGATTTGTTTGCTCAGACTGGATGGAAAATCACTTCCTTTGCTGACGTTGAGAGCCTTGGCAGAGACAATCCTGTTGAGGCTGATTTACCCCTTTCAGCCGATGTTGCAGTTATAATGTACACAAGTGGAAGTACAGGATTGCCCAAG GGTGTAATGATGACACATGGCAATGTCTTGGCAACAGTCTCTTCGATAATGATTATAGTTCCTAACCTTGGGCCAAAGGATGTCTATCTTGCCTACTTACCGATGGCTCACATCCTTGAATTAGTAGCTGAG AATTTGATTGCAGCTGTTGGAGGTAGTATAGGATATGGAACTCCTTTGACTTTAACTGATacatcaaacaaaataatgaagGGGAAAAGGGGGGATGCCACTGCATTGATGCCAACTGTGATGGCAGCTGTACCAGCAATTCTTGATCGTGTACGCGAAGGAGTGCTCAATAAG GTAAATGCAAAAGGAGGATTGTCaaagaaattgttttatttagCCTTTGCACGAAGGTTGCTTGCACTTAATGGTAGCTGGTTTGGTGCTTGGGGCTGGGAAAAAGCTCTATGGAATCTTCTTGTGTTCAAGAAGGTTCAAGCAATTTTGGGTGGTCGCATTCGGTTTATACTATGTGGTGGTGCTCCACTTTCTGGTGACACCCAAAGATTCATCAACATTTGTCTTGG TGCTCCAATTGGTCAAGGATATGGTCTCACTGAGACTTGTGCTGGTGGGACATTCTCTGATTTCGACGATACGTCTGTGGGCCGTGTTGGGCCACCTATTCCTTGCTCATATATTAAA CTAATTGACTGGCCCGAAGGTGGATATTCAACTAATGACTCGCCCATGCCTCGTGGTGAAATTGTGATTGGCGGTCCAAATGTCAGTCTTGGTTACttcaaaaatgaagaaaaaacaataGAATCTTACAAG GTTGATGAAAGAGGAGTAAGGTGGTTCTACACTGGTGATATCGGAAGATTTCATAAAGATGGTTGCATTGAGATCATTGATCGGAAAAAGGACATAGTTAAACTCCAGCATGGAGAATATGTGTCCTTGGGAAAG GTGGAGGCAGCTCTTTCTACCAGTCCCTACGTCGACAATATCATGTTGCATGCTGACCCTTTTCATAGCTATTGTGTGGCACTCGTCGTAGTTTCTCATCCGGCATTGGAGCAATGGGCTTCACAGCAAGGAATTGcttattctaataatttttcAGAACTGTTCAGGAAAGAAGAAACTGTGAAGGAGGTGCATGCATCACTTTTAAAG GAAGCAAAGAAGGGTCGTCTGGAAAAGTTTGAGATTCCTGCAAAAATTACTTGCCTTTCTGACCCATGGACTCCTGAAACTGGCCTAGTCACTGCAGCTCTTAAGCTGAAGAGAGAGATAATTAGAAAGGCTTTTCAAGAGGAGCTTTCAAAGTTATATGCCTCCGTCTAG